In one window of Cytophagaceae bacterium ABcell3 DNA:
- a CDS encoding copper chaperone: MNILKFKTNIDNEKDLAKVSTALDKEELISKWKLDLESEENILSVSGEEITPDVIIKIFRETGYEAENLRIIAIGGHDL; encoded by the coding sequence ATGAATATATTGAAATTCAAGACCAATATAGACAATGAAAAAGACCTTGCAAAAGTATCAACAGCGCTAGACAAAGAGGAGTTGATAAGCAAGTGGAAGCTCGATTTGGAAAGTGAAGAAAACATCCTTAGTGTATCAGGAGAAGAAATTACTCCTGATGTGATTATAAAAATATTTCGTGAAACAGGGTACGAAGCTGAAAACTTACGCATTATAGCCATAGGCGGCCATGACCTATAA
- a CDS encoding DUF1449 family protein encodes MLEIFSESLKPVNLPGTFILIIVLCYWIVNFLGLFDLEMFDTGDIESGKGGTDTGSGGMVSSAAEFFHFGDAPVTIVISFFALFFWAGSLLTNHYLHNEFMLIALLVYVPNIIVSLLLTKIFVKPVSKLYSKLKSQEAQVVDFSGSVCTVIIGSSEGRMGQGEINENGNSFRVNIRATAGNSLSRGDTALLIEVGENGVYLAEPYVETMQS; translated from the coding sequence ATGTTAGAAATATTCTCAGAATCACTTAAACCGGTCAATTTGCCGGGTACATTTATACTCATAATCGTCCTCTGCTATTGGATTGTTAATTTTTTAGGACTTTTTGATCTCGAAATGTTTGATACTGGAGATATCGAATCAGGCAAAGGAGGTACAGATACCGGCTCTGGTGGAATGGTTTCATCTGCCGCTGAATTTTTTCATTTCGGAGATGCTCCTGTGACAATTGTCATCAGTTTTTTTGCCCTTTTCTTCTGGGCAGGCTCATTGCTGACAAACCATTACTTGCACAATGAATTTATGCTGATCGCACTTTTGGTATATGTGCCTAATATTATTGTCAGCCTTTTATTAACTAAAATTTTCGTCAAGCCTGTATCAAAGCTTTACAGTAAACTGAAAAGTCAAGAGGCGCAGGTGGTAGACTTTTCTGGATCTGTTTGTACCGTAATTATTGGTTCGTCAGAGGGGCGCATGGGGCAGGGAGAGATAAACGAAAACGGTAATAGCTTCAGGGTGAATATCAGGGCTACTGCTGGAAATTCCTTGTCTAGGGGCGATACAGCTTTGCTTATTGAGGTAGGAGAAAACGGGGTTTACTTGGCCGAACCTTATGTTGAAACAATGCAATCTTAA
- a CDS encoding IMP dehydrogenase, with protein sequence MARFLNDISRTFSEYLLIPGLTTKECIPDNVSLKTPVVKYKKGEEPPIQLNIPFVSAIMQSVSDDQMAIALARNGGMSFVYGSQTIERQAEMVRRVKKFKAGFVISDANLTPEHTLKDVVALKAKTGYSTVGITEDGSSHGKLLGIVTSRDYREGRDKPDKKIKDFMTPFSRLVYGKLGMTLREANDLIWDNKLNSIPIIDDKQNLRYLVFRKDYENHKEHPLELSDSNKKLMVGAGINTRDYEERVAALIEAGADVLCVDSSDGFSEYQSETIKYIKEKYGEEVKIGGGNVVDKEGFLYLVEAGADFIKVGIGGGSICITREQKGIGRGQATAIVEVAQARDEYFKETGIYVPLCSDGGIVQDYHMVLALAMGADFLMMGRYFARFDESPTKKLKVGNNYVKEYWGEGSNRARNWQRYDAGGKEGLKFEEGVDSYVPYAGKLKDNLDITLGKIKSTMCSCGAITIPELQEKAKITLVSSTSIIEGGAHDVILKDNI encoded by the coding sequence ATGGCCCGCTTCTTAAATGATATTTCCAGAACGTTTAGCGAATATTTGTTGATACCTGGTTTGACCACAAAGGAATGTATTCCAGATAATGTGTCTCTGAAAACACCTGTAGTGAAGTATAAGAAGGGAGAAGAACCTCCGATTCAGTTAAATATTCCATTTGTGTCGGCCATCATGCAATCGGTGTCTGATGACCAAATGGCCATTGCGCTAGCAAGGAACGGGGGGATGTCGTTTGTGTATGGCTCACAAACCATAGAGCGGCAGGCAGAAATGGTTAGGAGGGTCAAAAAGTTTAAGGCAGGATTTGTAATTAGTGATGCCAATTTGACCCCTGAGCATACACTAAAGGATGTGGTGGCGCTGAAAGCGAAAACCGGCTACTCTACGGTAGGTATTACGGAAGACGGATCCTCGCATGGAAAGCTGCTGGGTATTGTTACGAGCAGAGACTATAGAGAGGGACGGGACAAGCCAGATAAGAAAATCAAAGATTTTATGACGCCTTTTTCACGTCTGGTTTACGGCAAGTTGGGTATGACGCTTCGTGAAGCAAATGACTTGATCTGGGATAATAAACTGAACAGTATACCTATTATTGATGATAAACAAAATTTAAGGTACTTGGTGTTCAGAAAGGACTATGAAAATCATAAAGAACACCCTCTTGAGCTTTCTGATAGCAATAAGAAACTGATGGTTGGTGCTGGTATCAATACCAGAGATTATGAAGAAAGGGTTGCTGCTTTAATAGAGGCGGGAGCCGATGTGCTGTGTGTTGATTCTTCTGATGGGTTTTCGGAATATCAGAGTGAAACCATAAAGTATATTAAAGAAAAATATGGCGAAGAGGTAAAGATAGGCGGTGGTAATGTAGTAGACAAAGAAGGTTTTCTTTATCTGGTAGAAGCTGGTGCGGATTTTATAAAAGTTGGTATCGGAGGGGGGTCCATATGTATTACAAGGGAACAAAAAGGTATTGGAAGAGGGCAGGCTACGGCTATTGTGGAAGTTGCTCAAGCAAGGGATGAGTATTTCAAGGAAACAGGTATCTATGTTCCACTTTGTAGTGATGGGGGTATTGTTCAGGACTACCACATGGTGCTTGCCCTTGCTATGGGTGCTGATTTCTTAATGATGGGCCGCTATTTTGCGCGTTTTGACGAGAGCCCAACTAAAAAATTAAAAGTCGGTAATAATTATGTAAAAGAATACTGGGGTGAGGGATCGAACCGTGCCCGTAACTGGCAGCGCTATGATGCAGGGGGAAAAGAAGGTCTTAAATTTGAGGAGGGCGTGGATAGCTACGTACCTTACGCAGGTAAACTTAAAGATAACCTTGATATTACCTTAGGAAAAATTAAATCTACTATGTGCAGTTGCGGTGCTATCACAATTCCCGAACTGCAGGAAAAAGCAAAAATAACCTTAGTTTCGTCTACATCTATTATTGAAGGCGGGGCACATGATGTGATTTTGAAGGATAATATTTGA
- a CDS encoding 2Fe-2S iron-sulfur cluster-binding protein produces MITFEVEDRDGNVQNVEVPEDINLSLMEVLKASEYNILATCGGMALCATCHVEAQGAGDLGEPGDEELDMLDTLPDASPDSRLSCQIRISPELNGMRFKLMAEQEE; encoded by the coding sequence ATGATCACTTTTGAAGTAGAAGACAGAGACGGAAACGTCCAGAATGTAGAAGTCCCAGAAGATATAAACCTGAGCCTGATGGAAGTATTAAAGGCCTCAGAATATAATATTTTGGCCACCTGCGGAGGCATGGCTTTGTGTGCCACTTGTCATGTGGAGGCACAGGGCGCAGGGGACTTAGGAGAACCTGGCGATGAGGAGCTGGACATGTTGGACACTTTGCCTGATGCAAGTCCTGATAGCCGCCTGTCCTGTCAAATCCGCATATCTCCAGAACTGAACGGCATGCGCTTTAAGCTTATGGCCGAACAGGAAGAGTAA
- a CDS encoding flotillin family protein has translation MFESVILTTILAVVFFFFMAVALAVKWYHKMPQGKAIVRTGAGGTKVSFTAMFVIPVLHKKEIMDVSLKMLEIGRMGKDGLICKDNIRADIKVAFFVRVNKAVEDVIKVAQTIGCDRASHRETLIAIFDAKFSEALKTVGRRFDFVDLYSDRDRFKQEILDIIGTELNGYHLDDCAIDYLEQTSMEFLKADNVLDSRGIKKITEITAEQKVLANQIKRDEEKVIKKQDVEAQEAILELNRQLTESEERQQREISIIKSRERAEADKVQSEEKQKSELARIRSEEEVAIAEENKKRQVIVAAKSKERTEAIETERVEKDKMLEATEREKLVSLAQIEKDKTLEEEKKNMQDVIRERVMLEKTVVEQEEKIKDTKALAEATRQKEVALTLALTEAEEQKLKEIKQAEAHKLSAELKSQQQLIEAEADQKASEKQAEARRQLAEATIVEESTAGMAEVKVIEAKANAIEKQGAAEANIMEKKALAEARGIEAKATAEEKKGMAEASVLNKKMVAEAKGIEEKASAMKKLDGVGKEHEEFRLNLEKQKEIELAQISINKDIADAQAKVIGEALRAAKIDIVGGETMFFDKIIGSITSGKSVDSFVQNSIVAGDVKKALLGDGSKGNIIQRIQEFMTSNAISIEDVKNLTITAFFGKLMAQTVDPDFKASLSALLGDAQKAGLANKTVSSLGLNGASVAKEN, from the coding sequence ATGTTTGAAAGTGTAATTCTAACCACCATACTGGCGGTGGTGTTTTTCTTTTTTATGGCAGTAGCACTTGCCGTAAAATGGTACCACAAAATGCCTCAGGGCAAAGCTATTGTCCGTACTGGGGCTGGTGGTACAAAGGTCAGCTTTACGGCCATGTTCGTCATCCCTGTCCTTCATAAGAAGGAAATTATGGATGTTTCGTTGAAAATGCTGGAAATTGGCAGGATGGGCAAAGACGGCCTTATCTGTAAAGACAACATAAGGGCAGACATTAAAGTGGCCTTTTTTGTAAGGGTAAATAAGGCGGTGGAAGACGTTATTAAAGTAGCGCAAACCATTGGTTGTGACAGGGCTTCGCACAGGGAAACGCTAATTGCAATTTTTGATGCTAAGTTTTCTGAGGCACTTAAAACTGTCGGAAGAAGGTTTGATTTTGTGGACCTTTATTCTGACCGTGATAGGTTTAAGCAGGAAATACTTGATATCATAGGTACTGAACTTAACGGATATCATCTAGATGATTGCGCCATTGACTATTTGGAGCAGACGTCTATGGAGTTCTTGAAAGCAGATAATGTTCTTGACTCTCGCGGTATCAAAAAAATTACAGAGATAACTGCTGAGCAGAAAGTGCTGGCAAACCAGATTAAGAGGGACGAAGAGAAGGTTATTAAAAAGCAAGATGTAGAGGCACAGGAAGCTATTCTTGAACTTAACAGACAGCTGACTGAAAGTGAAGAAAGGCAACAGCGTGAAATCTCTATCATAAAGTCTCGTGAAAGAGCAGAAGCTGATAAAGTACAGTCTGAAGAAAAGCAAAAATCTGAACTTGCAAGGATCAGGTCTGAAGAAGAAGTGGCCATTGCCGAGGAGAATAAGAAGAGACAGGTGATTGTGGCAGCTAAGAGCAAAGAAAGAACAGAGGCTATTGAGACCGAAAGGGTAGAGAAAGATAAGATGTTGGAAGCAACCGAAAGAGAAAAACTGGTGTCTCTAGCTCAGATAGAAAAAGACAAAACGCTGGAAGAAGAGAAGAAAAACATGCAGGATGTGATCCGCGAGCGTGTTATGCTTGAGAAGACAGTGGTAGAACAAGAAGAGAAAATTAAAGACACTAAAGCGCTTGCTGAAGCAACTAGGCAGAAAGAAGTTGCCCTTACACTTGCATTGACAGAGGCTGAGGAGCAGAAGTTGAAAGAGATCAAGCAAGCCGAAGCGCACAAGCTATCTGCTGAACTTAAGTCTCAGCAACAACTGATAGAAGCAGAAGCAGATCAGAAAGCTTCTGAGAAACAAGCTGAAGCTAGAAGACAATTGGCAGAAGCGACTATCGTGGAAGAATCAACTGCTGGAATGGCAGAAGTGAAAGTAATTGAGGCGAAAGCTAACGCTATTGAGAAACAAGGTGCTGCTGAAGCCAATATTATGGAAAAGAAAGCTTTGGCAGAAGCAAGGGGCATCGAAGCAAAAGCTACGGCAGAAGAGAAGAAGGGTATGGCAGAAGCAAGTGTGCTAAACAAGAAAATGGTGGCCGAAGCCAAAGGTATCGAAGAGAAAGCAAGTGCTATGAAGAAGCTAGACGGTGTTGGCAAAGAGCACGAAGAATTCAGGCTTAACCTTGAAAAACAAAAAGAAATCGAATTGGCTCAGATCAGTATCAATAAGGATATTGCTGATGCTCAGGCTAAGGTTATCGGAGAGGCGCTTAGGGCTGCCAAAATTGATATCGTTGGTGGTGAGACTATGTTCTTTGACAAGATCATTGGCTCTATTACTTCTGGTAAATCTGTAGATTCATTTGTTCAAAACAGCATCGTTGCCGGAGATGTGAAGAAGGCATTGTTGGGCGATGGAAGTAAAGGAAATATCATTCAGAGGATCCAGGAGTTTATGACTTCCAATGCTATTTCCATAGAAGATGTGAAAAACCTGACTATTACCGCATTCTTCGGAAAGCTGATGGCTCAGACTGTTGACCCTGACTTTAAAGCTTCTCTGTCTGCCTTGCTCGGTGATGCGCAGAAAGCTGGACTGGCCAACAAAACAGTTTCATCTCTTGGGCTTAACGGAGCTTCTGTTGCCAAAGAAAACTAG
- a CDS encoding NAD(P)/FAD-dependent oxidoreductase, with protein sequence MITTDICIIGAGPVGLFAVFEAGLLKMRCHLVDVLPQVGGQLSEIYPKKPIYDIPGFPEVKAQELVDNLMKQIEPFKPTFTLGERVNALEKQEDGSFILTTSDNTTIHTKVVVIAAGLGCFEPRKPAIENLDRFEGKGVSYMVKDPEQYRNKKLVIAGGGDSALDWTIFLSDVAEKVTLIHRNETFRGAPDSAEKVFELAKSGKIDLLLSSNLKALDGNGVLSSVSVVGKDKAIKELQADHLIPLFGLSPKLGPMADWGLNIDKCAIEVDTFDYSTNIPGVFAIGDINTYPGKLKLILCGFHEAALMAQSAFKFVYPDKKLSFKYTTVNGVNTF encoded by the coding sequence ATGATAACTACAGATATATGCATAATAGGGGCTGGCCCCGTTGGTTTATTTGCCGTGTTTGAAGCAGGGCTTCTGAAAATGCGCTGCCATTTGGTAGATGTCCTTCCACAAGTGGGTGGTCAGCTTTCTGAAATATACCCTAAAAAGCCTATCTACGACATCCCTGGTTTTCCAGAAGTAAAGGCGCAGGAGTTAGTAGACAATCTGATGAAACAGATCGAACCATTTAAACCGACTTTCACCCTAGGAGAAAGGGTAAACGCGCTGGAAAAGCAAGAAGATGGTTCCTTCATACTAACTACTTCTGACAATACCACTATCCATACAAAAGTAGTGGTAATAGCCGCAGGGCTTGGGTGCTTTGAACCAAGAAAGCCAGCCATTGAAAACTTGGACAGGTTTGAAGGCAAAGGTGTTTCGTACATGGTTAAAGATCCGGAGCAGTACAGAAACAAAAAGCTAGTAATCGCAGGAGGCGGCGACTCTGCACTAGACTGGACAATTTTCCTTTCTGATGTGGCAGAAAAAGTAACGCTTATTCACAGAAACGAAACCTTCCGTGGCGCACCAGACTCTGCTGAAAAAGTATTTGAGTTAGCAAAATCAGGAAAAATTGACCTGCTGCTAAGCAGCAACCTAAAAGCGTTGGACGGTAACGGTGTTTTGAGCTCTGTTTCAGTGGTAGGCAAAGACAAAGCGATAAAAGAATTGCAGGCAGACCACCTCATCCCGCTGTTTGGTTTAAGCCCTAAATTAGGCCCTATGGCCGACTGGGGGCTGAACATTGACAAGTGCGCCATTGAGGTAGACACTTTTGACTATAGCACCAACATTCCTGGCGTGTTTGCCATTGGTGACATCAACACCTATCCGGGCAAACTGAAATTGATCCTATGTGGTTTCCATGAGGCGGCTCTAATGGCTCAGAGTGCCTTTAAATTTGTTTACCCTGACAAAAAACTGAGTTTTAAATACACAACAGTAAACGGTGTCAATACATTCTAA
- a CDS encoding HAEPLYID family protein, producing the protein MRGNNVKKCILGTLLSLCSAAAIAQSDTVYLDSRIVDSLYIYEVEERKEPAKILHAEPLYIDLIRDLGARKGEKEWNVAFGMTDNVSYDEYEALVEYEWAPFDRVGFEIEVPFTIIGSYKNGQRASDAPGSKINGLKTAVQWTFLVNEKWKTSMALGYINEVEFNTFREFGNPLLTGNVYNPFFIAAKRWGMNYHTLVYTGPMVYQHFGDPHLHAHYHVNTNLHYMLPGTRNFIGIEFNKIWQPGDFDMTIRPQMRLGITDNFLIGIVAGIPAFRENERMSMFTRIIWEPGHKHRHHKVIKHG; encoded by the coding sequence ATGAGGGGCAACAATGTAAAAAAGTGCATCCTAGGCACTTTGCTAAGCTTATGCAGTGCAGCAGCTATAGCCCAATCCGATACTGTTTATTTGGACAGTAGAATAGTAGACAGTCTATACATTTACGAAGTAGAAGAAAGAAAAGAACCGGCCAAAATACTGCATGCCGAGCCTCTTTACATAGACCTTATTCGTGACCTGGGCGCACGCAAAGGTGAAAAGGAATGGAACGTGGCCTTTGGTATGACAGATAATGTTTCTTACGACGAATATGAAGCACTCGTAGAATATGAATGGGCGCCTTTTGACCGAGTGGGTTTTGAAATAGAAGTGCCATTTACCATTATCGGCTCATACAAAAACGGGCAAAGGGCAAGTGACGCCCCTGGGTCCAAAATCAACGGGCTTAAAACGGCTGTTCAATGGACTTTTTTAGTGAATGAAAAATGGAAGACCTCAATGGCTTTAGGGTATATTAACGAGGTCGAATTTAACACATTTCGTGAGTTTGGCAATCCACTGCTCACCGGCAATGTTTATAACCCGTTTTTCATTGCAGCAAAACGTTGGGGCATGAATTACCATACGCTTGTGTACACAGGCCCAATGGTCTATCAACACTTTGGCGACCCGCACCTACATGCTCATTATCATGTAAATACGAACTTACATTATATGTTGCCTGGAACTAGAAACTTTATTGGTATAGAGTTTAATAAGATTTGGCAACCAGGCGACTTTGATATGACCATAAGGCCACAAATGAGGTTGGGAATTACGGACAACTTCCTAATAGGTATCGTTGCTGGCATTCCTGCTTTCAGAGAAAACGAACGAATGAGTATGTTTACCCGTATAATATGGGAACCTGGGCACAAGCACCGCCATCACAAGGTGATCAAGCATGGGTAG
- a CDS encoding PAS domain S-box protein, whose protein sequence is MYSEENFKHFLEFGPDAIIIIDGSGEIVLVNQQTENLFQYSREELLGQKIETLIPKNVHEKHVEERNVYINNPVIRPMGHPGRNLVGRKKDGSEVKVEISLSPVHVKGGALFIISTIRDVSERFKMEKKLVEAQNMFEKIFESSLHGIIKLKSVRDQDGNIVDFTYQLVNKASEAHIKRKREDVLGKKIGELFPLLKENGVFDAYVETVKTGVSRTVEFLYDKNEINAWFKSNIIKEGDGVIASFDDVTARKEYQQNLEKINHELEERVKDRTKELSKTNEKLIYVNQKLDKYAYLISHDLKAPLSNIEGLASMVKADYQGKALDQEGVEMLGMMEAKVHDMKDIITNLLQAAKDEIKDKELVDLYQEAQKAVRTLDPPPHFHIFIQHNLPVVKYQKSSIVQIFQNLIGNSIKYMDKKSPLITVSCKEAEAYYMICVTDNGSGIPEDKLPKVFELFEKAHEGQVKDSHGIGLSIVKQLVEQNGGEVWVESVYGNETKFHFSIPKR, encoded by the coding sequence ATGTATTCTGAAGAAAATTTTAAGCATTTTTTAGAATTTGGCCCTGATGCAATAATAATTATTGACGGTAGTGGTGAAATAGTATTGGTTAATCAACAAACTGAAAACCTTTTTCAGTACTCGAGAGAAGAGCTGCTTGGGCAAAAAATTGAAACCCTTATTCCCAAAAATGTCCATGAGAAACACGTAGAAGAGAGAAATGTATACATAAATAACCCAGTAATAAGGCCGATGGGACATCCTGGTCGTAATCTGGTCGGCAGGAAAAAAGATGGCTCAGAGGTGAAGGTTGAAATTAGTTTGAGTCCAGTACATGTTAAGGGGGGCGCACTTTTTATAATTTCTACCATTCGGGATGTGTCTGAAAGGTTTAAGATGGAAAAAAAGCTGGTAGAAGCGCAAAATATGTTTGAAAAGATATTTGAATCTTCTCTTCATGGTATTATAAAACTTAAAAGTGTCCGTGATCAGGATGGGAATATAGTTGATTTTACTTATCAGTTGGTTAATAAAGCCTCTGAAGCGCATATAAAGAGGAAAAGAGAAGATGTTTTAGGGAAGAAGATTGGTGAACTCTTCCCTTTATTAAAAGAAAATGGGGTTTTTGATGCTTATGTTGAAACCGTTAAGACTGGTGTATCCCGCACTGTCGAGTTTTTGTATGATAAAAATGAAATCAATGCATGGTTTAAATCAAATATCATTAAAGAAGGTGATGGGGTTATTGCTTCATTTGATGATGTAACAGCAAGAAAGGAGTATCAGCAGAATCTTGAAAAAATAAACCATGAACTTGAGGAAAGGGTAAAAGATAGGACAAAGGAGCTTTCCAAAACGAACGAAAAACTTATTTATGTGAATCAAAAACTTGACAAATATGCCTACCTTATTTCTCACGATCTAAAAGCTCCTTTAAGTAATATAGAAGGTTTGGCAAGTATGGTCAAAGCAGACTATCAAGGAAAAGCACTCGACCAAGAAGGGGTAGAGATGCTAGGAATGATGGAAGCTAAGGTTCATGATATGAAAGACATTATAACTAACCTGCTTCAGGCGGCGAAGGATGAGATTAAGGACAAAGAGCTGGTAGACTTGTATCAAGAAGCGCAAAAGGCTGTACGGACGCTTGACCCTCCACCTCATTTCCATATTTTTATTCAGCATAACTTGCCTGTTGTAAAGTACCAGAAGAGTTCTATTGTTCAAATTTTTCAGAATCTTATTGGTAATTCTATAAAATACATGGACAAGAAGTCTCCTTTAATTACTGTCTCTTGTAAAGAAGCTGAAGCTTATTATATGATATGCGTGACTGATAATGGGTCAGGGATTCCCGAGGACAAACTTCCTAAAGTCTTTGAACTTTTTGAGAAAGCGCATGAAGGTCAGGTGAAGGATAGTCATGGTATTGGCCTGTCGATTGTAAAACAGCTTGTGGAGCAAAATGGGGGAGAAGTTTGGGTAGAAAGTGTTTATGGGAATGAAACAAAGTTTCATTTTTCAATTCCTAAAAGGTAG